One Triticum dicoccoides isolate Atlit2015 ecotype Zavitan chromosome 5B, WEW_v2.0, whole genome shotgun sequence genomic window carries:
- the LOC119312198 gene encoding pathogenesis-related protein PRB1-3-like: MEYSTKLVVLLVALMSAMAVTAQNSEQDFVDAHNAARADVGLGEVTWDATVAAFAQDYADQRRGDCQLIHTPDGRPYGENLYGGGGTEWTATDAVNSWVSEKQYYDHDSNTCSAPEGESCGHYTQVVWRDSTAIGCARVVCDSGDGVFIICSYNPPGNFPGVSPY; encoded by the coding sequence ATGGAGTACTCGACGAAGCTAGTGGTGCTGCTCGTAGCTCTCATGTCGGCCATGGCGGTCACGGCCCAAAACTCGGAGCAGGACTTCGTGGACGCCCACAACGCGGCGCGCGCCGACGTGGGCCTTGGGGAGGTGACATGGGACGCTACGGTGGCAGCCTTCGCGCAGGACTACGCGGATCAGCGCCGCGGCGACTGCCAGCTGATCCATACTCCTGATGGCCGGCCGTACGGGGAGAACCTCTACGGAGGCGGCGGGACCGAGTGGACGGCGACGGACGCCGTGAATTCGTGGGTGTCGGAGAAGCAGTACTACGACCACGACAGCAACACCTGCTCGGCGCCCGAGGGTGAGTCGTGCGGGCACTACACGCAGGTGGTGTGGCGCGACTCGACGGCCATCGGCTGCGCCCGCGTCGTCTGCGACAGCGGCGACGGTGTGTTCATCATCTGCAGCTACAACCCGCCAGGCAACTTCCCCGGGGTGAGCCCGTACTAG
- the LOC119306447 gene encoding pathogenesis-related protein PRB1-3-like, protein MEYSTKLVVLLVALMSAMAVTAQNSEQDFVDAHNAARADVGLGEVTWDATVAAFAQDYADQRRGDCQLIHTPHGRPYGENLYGGGGTEWTATDAVNSWVSEKQYYDHDSNTCSAPEGESCGHYTQVVWRDSTAIGCARVVCDSGDGVFIICSYNPPGNFPGVSPY, encoded by the coding sequence ATGGAGTACTCGACGAAGCTAGTGGTGCTGCTCGTAGCTCTCATGTCGGCCATGGCGGTCACGGCCCAAAACTCGGAGCAGGACTTCGTGGACGCCCACAACGCGGCGCGCGCCGACGTGGGCCTTGGGGAGGTGACATGGGACGCTACGGTGGCAGCCTTCGCGCAGGACTACGCGGATCAGCGCCGCGGCGACTGCCAGCTGATCCATACTCCTCATGGCCGGCCGTACGGGGAGAACCTCTACGGAGGCGGCGGGACCGAGTGGACGGCGACGGACGCCGTGAATTCGTGGGTGTCGGAGAAGCAGTACTACGACCACGACAGCAACACCTGCTCGGCGCCCGAGGGTGAGTCGTGCGGGCACTACACGCAGGTGGTGTGGCGCGACTCGACGGCCATCGGCTGCGCCCGCGTCGTCTGCGACAGCGGCGACGGTGTGTTCATCATCTGCAGCTACAACCCGCCAGGCAACTTCCCCGGGGTGAGCCCGTACTAG